The Rubrobacter tropicus nucleotide sequence GGATCTCGACGCGGTACCGCGCCCCGTCCGGGAACCGTTTTTCGGTGTCGGGCAGATCGTAGAGGTCCTTGCCCGGCAACCCCAGGCCGGCCAGCAGTTCGCGCGCTCTCATGTGTTCTCCTCCCCGGTCTCCAACATCCCCTCCCTGATGGCCTCCTCGATGTCCCTCGCGGTGTTCGCGAGGTGCGAGCGCATCTCATCCCTCGCCCCATCCGCGTCGCCGGACTCTACGGCGGCGAGGATCCGCTCGTGCTCCCCGAGCGCCCGCCGCGCGTTTCCCGGGCGGGAGGCGCTGACCCGGCGGCTGGCCCTGAGCAGATCCACCACGGGATCTAGCATCGTGAGCAGCACCCCGTTGCGCGCCGCCCGCGCCAGCAGCGCGTGGAAGGCGACGTCCGCGTCCACGTACCCCTCGGGCGCGTCGATGGACCCGCGCATCCTCTCCACCTGGACCCGCATCTCCTCCAGGTCCCCCGGAC carries:
- a CDS encoding FadR/GntR family transcriptional regulator, producing MKDKIQRTRLRDRAAEELLDMVISGGLRPGERLPPERELCERLGVSRTVVREALNLVEARGLISIEHGRGAVVSGGEPRAVRDTLGLLLRVQPKTLWELLEMRGILEVEVAGLAAGRAGPGDLEEMRVQVERMRGSIDAPEGYVDADVAFHALLARAARNGVLLTMLDPVVDLLRASRRVSASRPGNARRALGEHERILAAVESGDADGARDEMRSHLANTARDIEEAIREGMLETGEENT